The Moorella glycerini genomic interval TGCCTGGGACAGCCTCTACTACCACCTGACGGCAGTCGCCACCTGGCTACAGAGCGGCCGGATCGTTTTAAGCCCCTATACCCTCTGGGCTAACGTCTACCCCATGAACACCGAACTCATTTTTGCCTGGAATATGTTGTTTTCAGGCAGCGACCTGCTGGTCGACCTGACCCAGCTACCCTTCGCCCTGGCCGGGGGCCTGGCCGTCTATGCCCTGGGTCGCGAAACGGGTTTGCAGCAGGCCAATAGCGCCGTAGCAGCCTGCCTTTTTTTCCTGACGCCCATTGTCCTGGTGCAGAGCAAGACCTGCTATGTGGATGTCGCCTTTGCGGCCATGTTCCTGGCGGCCTTTTACTTTGCTTACCGCTATTACCACTGCCCGCGGCGCGTCTATTTACTCCTGGCCGCCCTGGCCAGCGGCCTGATCTTCGGGATGAAGGCTTCGGCCGCCCCTTATGTGGCTACAGTTTTTCTCTTAATCATCGCCGGTAACTGGATGGCCAGGCGGGCAACTAACCACCCTTTCAGGCAATCCCTGCTCCCTTCCCTGGTTATCTTGAGCGGAGCCCTGCTCCTGTGGGGCAGTTTCTGGTACCTGCGCAACTGGCTGGCTTACGGCAACCCCCTTTTCCCTTTTACGTTTAAAGTTCTGGGATATACCCTCTGGTCAGGCCAGGGCAGCGTGGCCGATCTGGTCATGGTCAAAAATATGCCCCCGGAACTGGCAGGCCTGCCGGCCTGGCAGCAGTTATTGCGCTCCTGGCAGGAAACCAGCGGTCCCTATACCTTCGACCAGCGCCTGGGTGGATTCGGCCCCCAGTGGCTCTACCTGGAGCTGCCGGCCCTGGCCGTAACCTTTATCCTGGCCCTGGCCCGGGGTCACCGGCGCCTCCTGCTCCTCCTCCTGCCCCTGGTCCTGCTTTTCTGGCTGCAGCCATCCAACTGGTGGACCCGCTATACCATCTTCATTGTCGCCGCCGGGACTTTAAGCCTGGCTTACCTGGAGGAAAGGCTACCAGGTTTCTGGGCGCGGCCTTTGCGAGCCGCTACCCTGGCCCTGGTCATCATCTCCCTGGCCGGTAGTTTAACCCACGGTTACTTCACGCCCCAGGTAATCGGCCGCTTCCTGGCCCTGCCCCCGGAGCAGCGTACCTTTTTCCAGCTAACGCCCTGGGGTGATGAGTTAGCCTGGGTTGCCCGGGTGCCTCCTGGTTCGCGCATTGCCTTTACGGAAACAGCCTTCCCCTACCTGCTCTTTGGCCCCCGCCTGGAAAACCGGGTCTACCGCGTCATTGCCACCTCAGAAGAAGATATGCTCCGCCAATTGCGCGAGAATAACAGCCAGTATTTCCTGACGACCACTACTTCGGCCTATTACCACTGGGCCCAAAGGAATTCGCAAATCTTCCAGCCTTTCTTTAGTTATGGTGATTATGTTGCCTTCAAGGTGCTAAAATAAGGTTTGCAATAGCCCCTTAAGCAGCCTCCTCAAGCAAACTAGCAACATAACACGCAAAAAAATGGCCGGGTGATGAAAACCCGGCTCGCTTAATATTCTCTTCCGCCTTACTTCTTCTCTTTCTCGGCATCGGCCAGCTTCTGGATATCGATCTTACCCGCTTTCGCATCTTCGATAATCCTGGTCATCTTATCCTTCACGCCGTCGGGCAGCTTGTAACTGGGATTCCAGATGATGCCGGTAGCGCCTTCCTTTACCCCCATAGGATAGAATTTAGCTTCAAATTTGCCATCCATAACTAATTTCACAAAATCTACAATGGCAATGGGATAGCTCTGGATTGAGGTCCCGACAATTGTCTCGGGAGCAACATTGCTCTGATCATGGTCGTAGCCGACAGCCATGACACCCTTTTCCTTGGCCGCCTGGACGACCCCCAGGCCGGCCTGGTCGGCATTACCCAGGACAACATCAGCGCCCTGCTGGATAAAGGCGGTTGCGGTTTCTTTGGCTTTAGCTACATCCTCAAAGCTGCCGGTTAAAGCTGTTTTAACTTCTACTTTAGGATTAACATATTTGGCCCCGGCTTTAAAACCATAAAGAGCATTGGTAATGGGTGGAATTTCCATGCCGCCTACATAGCCAACTTTGCCTGTCTTGGTCACCAGGCCCGCCAGGGCACCGCCGAAGAAACCGGCTTCAACGTTCATAACCTGCAGGGAAGCCACATTGGGGGCCTGGCTAATATCCGAACTGGTAACTACAAATTTGACATTGGGGAAGTCTTTAGCTACGCGCTTGGCGGCATCGCCAAATTCAAAGCCGTGGCCGATGATCACATCATAGCCCTGGGTCGCATAGGCCCGGAAAGCGTCTACCTGGTCCGACTGGCTGACCCTTTCCCGGTAGGCCGTCTCGACACCCAGCTCTTCTCCTGCCTTCTTCAGGCCCTCGTAAGCACTGGCATTCCAGCCGTTGTCATTGATAGGACCAGGTAATAACAGGGCCACCTTTAACTTCTTGCCAGTATCTTTACCCTGGTTGGTCTGGCTGCTCTGGGAAGGCTGCTCCTGTTTGCCGCTCTCCTTCTTGCCGCCACAGCCGGCCACCAGGACCGTTGTTAATAAAAAGACAACCGCCAGCCCTAACGCTAAAATCCGCCACCGTCTCATTTTTTTGCCTCCTTCTAAAACTGTTTAAAATTTAAACTACCTTATTTCCCAATCCCCCTGCTCAGCGGCTCCGACTAATCAGAAGACTTATTCCCCCTTTCTTAAGCATTATTTGAGGTTTTAAGAAAGCCTTAACATAGATTTAATATTCGACGCTCAAGTTCAAATTCCTGCTCTCTATAATCGCTGCCAGCACCCTAATTCCCGGAAAAATATAAAGCCGCCTCTCTTCTGTCTTGAAAAAAGGCGGCTTCGTTGCCCGGTAAGCGTCCTTGCTTACGGAAGCTATTATAGTCTACTACTAACGTAATGTCAACCTTTACTTTAATGTAGCCGCCAGGATGGCCTTGATGGTGTGCAGGCGGTTTTCGGCCTCGTCGTAAATGACCGACTGGGGACCGTCCATGACTTCTTCCGTAACCTCAATGCCCCGGTCGGCAGGCATGCAGTGCATGTAAATGGCATCTTTATGCCCCAGGGCCATGCGCCGGCTGTCCATGACCCAGTTGGGATACTTATCGATGAGTTCGGCCCCTTCGGTATCACTGCCGGTATAGGCGATGGGACCCCAGCTTTTGGCATAAATGATGTCGGCATTCTTGCAGGCCTCATCCATATCGTTGACGATGTTAAATTTCACGCCGTTTTCTTCGGCATTTTTCCTGGCCTGTTCCACAATTTCCGGCAGCAGGTAAAACTCAGGCGGGTGGGCCAGGGTTACATTCATGCCAAAGCGGCTCATGAGGAGAATGAGAGACTGGGGCATGGAGAGAGGCCGCACGTACTTGGGCGCATAGGTCCAGGAAATGGTGAAGTTGAGACCACGGGTATTCTTGCCGAACTTCTCCTGGATGGTCATAATGTCGGCCAGGGCCTGGGTGGGGTGGTAGAGGTCGCACTGCATATTGATAACAGGAATCCGGGCGTATTTGGCCAGCTCGCGCATGTAGGCGTTACCAACTTTATAGGTGCAGTTACGAACGCCAATACCGTTACCAAAACGGCCCAGGACTTCCACTGTGTCCTTGGGCGTCTCGCCGTGGCCGATCTGGGTGGCTTTGGGAGTAAGGTAAATGGCATGACCGCCCAGCTGGGTCATCCCGGTCTCGAAGGCATTGCGGGTGCGGGTGGATTCTTCAAAGAAGAGCATGTAGAATGTCTTGTCCTCGAGGAGGCGATGCTTCTCGCCCAGGGCTTTGCGCCGCTTGAGGTCAAAGGCGATGTCCAGCAGGGTGTCGATTTCTTCTCTGGTCCACTCCTGCAGGGTGATTAAGTGCTTCCCGCGTAAATCGGTCTTCATGTGATTCCCTCCATATTGGAATGTATTTGGTTAAATTATATCACCAGCAGGACCCCACGGGACCTGCCAGAAAACGGATGTCGGGGGCCGGAAGTCGGAGAGCGGAATTTGGTGCCGCCTTGCGGCATGGGTATCTACTCTCGCCCGGCCATGTGGGTGGCCGCGTCCTCGATAGCAGCTACAATCTGCTCATAGCCGGTACAGCGGCATAAATTGCCGGCAATGGCGGCCCGGATTGCGGCCCTGGTGGGATGGGGGTTTTTATCCAGCAGGGCCTTGGCGCTCATGATCATCCCCGGGGTGCAGAAACCGCACTGGAGGGCATTATGCTTGATAAAAGCCTCCTGCAGGGGGTGGAGGCGCCCGTCCTGCTCCAGACCTTCGATGGTGATAATCTCCTTCCCTTCCGCTGCTGCCGCCAGAACCAGGCAGGAATTGACCGCCTGGCCGTCCATAATGACGGTACAGGCGCCGCACTCGCCAATGCCGCAACCCTCTTTCGTACCCGTGAGCATTAATTCATCCCGCAGGACATCCAAGAGGCGGGCATTGGGAGCAACCCTGACGGTATAATCGCGGCCGTTGACCTTGAGCTGGAGGCTGATTTTTTCACTCATCTTCCCTCACCCCCGCGGCCTGTAAAATCGCCCGCCTGGTCAGGACGGCAATTACCGGGAGCTTGTACTCTGTTGACCAGCGCACGCCACTTAAGCGTACCATTTCCTGCCCCACCATCTCGCCCGCCTGCCGTGCTAATTCCGGGCTCACCATATTCCCAAGCAGCAGGGCTTCCGCAGGCGGTACCCGGCTGGCCACCGGCAGAGCGGCGCCGGGTACAATGCGGGCCGCGGTTACCCTGCCGGCTGCATCCCGGTCAATGACTACGGCTATATTTAACCGGGCGATGCTTAAGGCCTTGCGCCGGCCGAGTTTCAGGAAGGCACTGCCCGCTGAAGGCGGTAATTTTTTAAAGGTAATGGCTGTGATTATTTCCCCTGCCGCCAGGGTGGTCCGGTAGGGCCCGGCGAGTAAATCCTGGACCGGCACCTGGCGCTCACCCTGGCTGCTTACCAGGTTGACCCGGGCCTCAAGGGCAATAAAAGCCGGCACCGTGTCGGCGGCCGGGGAGGCATTGGCGAGATTCCCGCCCATAGTTCCCCGGTTGCGGATCTGGGGCGATCCCACCTGAGCGGCGGCCATGGCCAGGAGGGGAGCATATTTCTGGAGCAAAGGAGAAGCAGCTATGTCCGTATGCGTGGTCAGGGCGCCGATGCTGATGGTATCGCCCTCTTCCCGGATATAGTTCATTCCCCCCAGATAGCCCAGGTCAATAATTTCGCTGACCCCGGCCAGGCGGCGATTTTCTTCCCGCAGGGCTACTACCAGGTCCGTACCCCCGGCCATTACCCGGGCAGCAGGGCCGTATTGCGCCAGGAGCCGGCAGGCCTCCATGAGGCTCCCGGGGCGGTGATAGTTAAAGGCCTGCATTTAAGCCCCCCCTCCCCGCTTTAAAGCTCTGCCCAGCAAGACCCGTTCCAGGTTGGCCGGCAATTCCCGTACCGTCTTGCCGGTGGCGTCGGCAATGGCACTGGCTATAGCGGCTGCGATGCACTCTGTCGCCGCTTCCCCCATACTCTTCGCCCGGAAGGGACCGTGATAATCTTCGCTCTCGTAAAGGATGGTTTCCATGGCTGGCATGTCCAGAGCGGTAGGAATAATATATTCATCAAAGTTGGGGTTTAAGATGCGGCCCTGATCAAATTCGATTTCTTCCGTGAGGGCCATGCCCAGCCCCATGGCCACGCCGCCATAGATCTGGCCCTGCAGCAGGGCCGGGTTGATGGCCTGGCCGACATCATGACCGGCCGTAACCTTCAATACCTCGACCTGGCCCGTTTCCATATCAACCTCTACTTCGGCCACCACGCAAGCATAGGTATAGGTGGGAAAAGCCTTGCCCTGGCCGGTAGGCCGGTCCCATACCGGCGGTTCAGGCTGGTACCATTTAAAACTCGTTAACGTATATCCCCTTTGCAGGGCCATCCTGACGGCTTCCTGGAAAGTCACCTTGCGAGCAGGATCCTGCCGGCAATAGATTATACCTTCCCTGCCCTCCAGATCTTCCGGCCGGCAGCCGAGTTGTTCTGCCGCCACTCCATGGAGGATCTTTTTGATCTCCCTGGCTGCCTCCTGCATGGGCTTGCCCCCGGTAAAGGTACCCCGCGACGCCACTGTCATGCCACCATCGGGCATGGTAGTGGTGTCCACCCGCGTGTAAATGATATTTTCCATACCTATACCCAGTTCTTCGGCCACAATCTGGGCATGGGCCGTTGACAGCCCCTGGCCGTTATCGGTTAACCCCGAACGGACGGTCACGCTACCATCGCTGGCCACCGTAATCATTCCCCCGGTGGCATCATAGGTTTCCGCCCCCAGGCCGCAGCCGCGGAAGCTTACCACCAGGCCAATCCCCCGGCGTTTGGAACCGCCCCTGGCCCTCTCCCGGGCATATTTTTCCCGCCGGGCATAGTAGTTACTCCTGGCGATAACGGCATCCATCACTTCTACCAGGGGTACCGTCTGGTCAACAAGTTGCTGCCCGGTGGCAGTAATGGAGCCCGGTCGCAGGGCGTTTTGGCGCCGCAACTCCACCGGGTCCATATTCAGGGCGGCCGCCAGCTCATCCATCAATTGTTCCTGGGCGTAAATAATCTGGGGCGAGCTGTAACCCCGCATGGCGCCGGCGTAAACCTTGTTGGTATGGACAGCATAAACATCGACTTTTACGTTGGGGATTTCGTAACACCCTGCCGCGTGGACGCAGGCGCGCCAGTTCATGAACTGGGCCTGGGAGTTATAGGCCCCTCCTTCATCCACCAGTTCGGCTTCCAGGGCCAGGATCTTACCTTCTTTTGTAGCTCCTATTTTGTAACGGAACCGGAAGGGATGGCGCTTGGAACTCTCAATAAAGGATTCTTCCCTGGTATTGACCATCTTCACCGGCCGGCCGGTTTTGACGGCCATGATGGCGGCACGGCCGCACATCATCCCCATCTGTTCCTCTTTACCGCCAAAGGAACCGCCCAGGGTCTGCTGGATGACGTGGACCTGGCCCAGTTTTAGACCTAAGGCGGTGGCCACAGCCCAGCGAGTCATATAGGGATTCTGTAACGAGCCATAGACTATAACCCCGTTGTTGACCGGATCCGGCACCACCACACAGGCCTCCGGCTCGATATAAGCATGCTCAATATATTGCGTCCGGTATTCGCGTTCAATAA includes:
- a CDS encoding glycosyltransferase family 39 protein translates to MSWLVFAGGNLIVLLTAYFLTRRRGLAPAEKFLAIFAVATGQIVFTMLLAGTVLRLTITTLLVLNLILLAAAILLGHLFPGPNRAPVTRPDVSWRHNFWARLLLFLALLETAWLIFLGYLFPPYAWDSLYYHLTAVATWLQSGRIVLSPYTLWANVYPMNTELIFAWNMLFSGSDLLVDLTQLPFALAGGLAVYALGRETGLQQANSAVAACLFFLTPIVLVQSKTCYVDVAFAAMFLAAFYFAYRYYHCPRRVYLLLAALASGLIFGMKASAAPYVATVFLLIIAGNWMARRATNHPFRQSLLPSLVILSGALLLWGSFWYLRNWLAYGNPLFPFTFKVLGYTLWSGQGSVADLVMVKNMPPELAGLPAWQQLLRSWQETSGPYTFDQRLGGFGPQWLYLELPALAVTFILALARGHRRLLLLLLPLVLLFWLQPSNWWTRYTIFIVAAGTLSLAYLEERLPGFWARPLRAATLALVIISLAGSLTHGYFTPQVIGRFLALPPEQRTFFQLTPWGDELAWVARVPPGSRIAFTETAFPYLLFGPRLENRVYRVIATSEEDMLRQLRENNSQYFLTTTTSAYYHWAQRNSQIFQPFFSYGDYVAFKVLK
- a CDS encoding BMP family protein, with product MRRWRILALGLAVVFLLTTVLVAGCGGKKESGKQEQPSQSSQTNQGKDTGKKLKVALLLPGPINDNGWNASAYEGLKKAGEELGVETAYRERVSQSDQVDAFRAYATQGYDVIIGHGFEFGDAAKRVAKDFPNVKFVVTSSDISQAPNVASLQVMNVEAGFFGGALAGLVTKTGKVGYVGGMEIPPITNALYGFKAGAKYVNPKVEVKTALTGSFEDVAKAKETATAFIQQGADVVLGNADQAGLGVVQAAKEKGVMAVGYDHDQSNVAPETIVGTSIQSYPIAIVDFVKLVMDGKFEAKFYPMGVKEGATGIIWNPSYKLPDGVKDKMTRIIEDAKAGKIDIQKLADAEKEKK
- the argF gene encoding ornithine carbamoyltransferase, which produces MKTDLRGKHLITLQEWTREEIDTLLDIAFDLKRRKALGEKHRLLEDKTFYMLFFEESTRTRNAFETGMTQLGGHAIYLTPKATQIGHGETPKDTVEVLGRFGNGIGVRNCTYKVGNAYMRELAKYARIPVINMQCDLYHPTQALADIMTIQEKFGKNTRGLNFTISWTYAPKYVRPLSMPQSLILLMSRFGMNVTLAHPPEFYLLPEIVEQARKNAEENGVKFNIVNDMDEACKNADIIYAKSWGPIAYTGSDTEGAELIDKYPNWVMDSRRMALGHKDAIYMHCMPADRGIEVTEEVMDGPQSVIYDEAENRLHTIKAILAATLK
- a CDS encoding (2Fe-2S)-binding protein produces the protein MSEKISLQLKVNGRDYTVRVAPNARLLDVLRDELMLTGTKEGCGIGECGACTVIMDGQAVNSCLVLAAAAEGKEIITIEGLEQDGRLHPLQEAFIKHNALQCGFCTPGMIMSAKALLDKNPHPTRAAIRAAIAGNLCRCTGYEQIVAAIEDAATHMAGRE
- a CDS encoding FAD binding domain-containing protein, producing MQAFNYHRPGSLMEACRLLAQYGPAARVMAGGTDLVVALREENRRLAGVSEIIDLGYLGGMNYIREEGDTISIGALTTHTDIAASPLLQKYAPLLAMAAAQVGSPQIRNRGTMGGNLANASPAADTVPAFIALEARVNLVSSQGERQVPVQDLLAGPYRTTLAAGEIITAITFKKLPPSAGSAFLKLGRRKALSIARLNIAVVIDRDAAGRVTAARIVPGAALPVASRVPPAEALLLGNMVSPELARQAGEMVGQEMVRLSGVRWSTEYKLPVIAVLTRRAILQAAGVREDE
- a CDS encoding xanthine dehydrogenase family protein molybdopterin-binding subunit, with product MSPAVVNHPVPRVDAYEKVTGRARYAADLYFPGMLYGKVLRSKVAHARIKSLETNAARQMPGVHCVLTADDLPGEPSWCTYLFLARDRVRYTGDALAMVAAETREQAEAAIKAIKVEYEPLPGVYSIEEALAPGAPQVQEYAPGNIVQNTHWPVRKGDVAAGFAACDVIIEREYRTQYIEHAYIEPEACVVVPDPVNNGVIVYGSLQNPYMTRWAVATALGLKLGQVHVIQQTLGGSFGGKEEQMGMMCGRAAIMAVKTGRPVKMVNTREESFIESSKRHPFRFRYKIGATKEGKILALEAELVDEGGAYNSQAQFMNWRACVHAAGCYEIPNVKVDVYAVHTNKVYAGAMRGYSSPQIIYAQEQLMDELAAALNMDPVELRRQNALRPGSITATGQQLVDQTVPLVEVMDAVIARSNYYARREKYARERARGGSKRRGIGLVVSFRGCGLGAETYDATGGMITVASDGSVTVRSGLTDNGQGLSTAHAQIVAEELGIGMENIIYTRVDTTTMPDGGMTVASRGTFTGGKPMQEAAREIKKILHGVAAEQLGCRPEDLEGREGIIYCRQDPARKVTFQEAVRMALQRGYTLTSFKWYQPEPPVWDRPTGQGKAFPTYTYACVVAEVEVDMETGQVEVLKVTAGHDVGQAINPALLQGQIYGGVAMGLGMALTEEIEFDQGRILNPNFDEYIIPTALDMPAMETILYESEDYHGPFRAKSMGEAATECIAAAIASAIADATGKTVRELPANLERVLLGRALKRGGGA